The Campylobacter sp. CN_NE2 genome contains a region encoding:
- the tsf gene encoding translation elongation factor Ts, with the protein MEISAQMVKELRESTGAGMLECKKALVETAGDMEKAVDWLREKGLGKAAKKADRLASEGLAQVLINNDCTTGSLIEVNSETDFVAKNEKFVDMVKKTINQIQAKGLKTIDELNASEIDGVKFEDYLKNQIATIGENLVVRRFDTIKGEVVSGYLHSNGRVAVVIAAECGGADKAKVGEFLKSLCMHAAAMKPSVISYNEFDKDFIEKEVVALKAELEKENEELVRLGKPLHKIPEFGSKSQITDEVLARVTQDLKAELKKQNKPEQIWDKIIPGQIDRFFADNTILDQRLTLLGQFFVMDDKKTIEQVIAEKSKELGGNIVITSYVRYEVGEGLEKKVDDFAAEVAAQIG; encoded by the coding sequence ATGGAAATTTCAGCACAAATGGTAAAAGAGCTCCGTGAAAGCACCGGAGCAGGTATGTTAGAGTGTAAAAAAGCGTTGGTCGAAACAGCAGGCGATATGGAAAAGGCTGTTGATTGGCTACGCGAAAAAGGTCTTGGCAAAGCTGCTAAAAAAGCTGATAGACTAGCTAGTGAAGGCTTAGCGCAAGTTTTGATAAATAATGACTGCACAACAGGAAGCCTAATCGAAGTAAATTCAGAAACAGACTTTGTCGCTAAAAACGAAAAATTCGTCGATATGGTTAAAAAAACAATCAATCAAATTCAAGCAAAAGGCTTAAAAACAATCGACGAGCTAAACGCTAGTGAAATCGACGGCGTTAAATTTGAAGATTATTTAAAAAATCAAATCGCTACAATCGGCGAAAATTTGGTTGTTCGCAGATTTGATACTATCAAAGGCGAAGTAGTAAGCGGCTACTTGCACTCAAACGGCAGAGTTGCCGTTGTCATCGCTGCCGAGTGCGGTGGTGCCGATAAAGCAAAAGTGGGCGAGTTTTTAAAATCACTTTGTATGCACGCAGCTGCGATGAAACCAAGCGTTATTAGCTACAACGAATTTGATAAAGATTTTATCGAAAAAGAAGTTGTAGCGCTTAAAGCTGAGCTAGAAAAAGAAAATGAAGAGCTTGTAAGACTAGGCAAACCGCTTCATAAAATCCCTGAATTTGGCTCAAAATCTCAAATCACAGATGAAGTTTTGGCTCGTGTAACGCAAGATTTAAAAGCCGAACTTAAAAAACAAAACAAACCTGAGCAAATTTGGGATAAGATAATTCCGGGTCAAATAGATAGATTTTTTGCCGATAATACGATTTTAGATCAAAGATTAACACTTTTGGGACAATTTTTCGTAATGGACGATAAAAAAACTATCGAGCAAGTTATCGCTGAAAAAAGCAAAGAACTTGGCGGAAATATCGTTATCACAAGCTATGTTCGCTACGAAGTAGGCGAGGGCTTAGAGAAAAAAGTTGATGATTTTGCTGCCGAAGTTGCGGCTCAAATTGGCTAA
- the rpsB gene encoding 30S ribosomal protein S2, with translation MVTMRDLLECGVHFGHQTRRWNPKMKKFIFGERKGIYIIDLQKTIRYFRYTYNVVRDAAAEGKTVLFVGTKKQAGATLREYAEKCGMPFVNHRWLGGMLTNFSTIKQSIRKLEVIEAMEEDGSINLLTKKEALMLRRKKEKLEQYLGGIRNMKSLPDMIFVIDVVKEKIAVAEANRLKIPVVAPLDTNCDPDVVDFPIPGNDDAIRSVQLFCQEMAEAINEGKALRDQDGEVSEEKAEVSQEEKDEIVEEAMSEEDFETAEDAE, from the coding sequence ATGGTTACAATGAGAGATTTATTAGAATGTGGCGTTCATTTTGGTCACCAAACACGCCGCTGGAACCCAAAAATGAAGAAATTCATTTTCGGCGAGAGAAAAGGTATCTATATCATAGATTTGCAAAAAACTATCCGCTACTTCCGCTACACTTACAATGTCGTTCGCGACGCAGCAGCTGAGGGCAAAACAGTGCTATTTGTCGGCACTAAAAAACAAGCAGGTGCGACTTTGCGTGAATACGCCGAAAAATGCGGAATGCCATTTGTAAATCATCGCTGGTTAGGCGGTATGCTAACAAATTTCAGCACTATCAAACAATCAATCCGCAAACTAGAAGTCATCGAAGCTATGGAAGAAGACGGCTCAATCAACCTTCTAACAAAAAAAGAAGCCCTAATGCTACGCCGCAAAAAAGAGAAATTAGAGCAATATCTAGGTGGAATTCGCAATATGAAAAGCTTGCCTGATATGATTTTTGTCATCGATGTAGTAAAAGAAAAAATCGCCGTAGCAGAAGCAAACAGACTAAAAATCCCTGTCGTAGCTCCACTAGATACAAACTGCGACCCAGATGTTGTAGATTTCCCAATTCCGGGCAATGATGACGCTATCCGTTCAGTTCAACTTTTCTGCCAAGAAATGGCTGAGGCTATCAACGAAGGAAAAGCGCTAAGAGACCAAGACGGCGAAGTAAGCGAAGAAAAAGCAGAAGTAAGCCAAGAAGAAAAAGATGAAATCGTAGAAGAAGCGATGAGCGAAGAAGATTTCGAAACAGCAGAGGACGCAGAATAA
- a CDS encoding ABC transporter ATP-binding protein yields the protein MELLKGVNLTHAYDYTLFENINLSIHEKESIAVLGVSGCGKSTLLHILCTLLKPNLGEVYFNEKEIYSLKDDEKIKIRRNDFGIIFQSHYLFKGFSAYENIELAAKLTKQEIDEKILQKLKIQSVVKQSVGDLSGGQQQRISIARVLSKKPKIIFADEPTGNLDKDTANDVMSVIFDYIQEVSGALVLVTHDENLAKKCSTVYRLNEKKLEKIS from the coding sequence ATGGAACTTTTAAAGGGCGTTAATCTTACTCATGCGTATGATTATACGCTCTTTGAAAATATAAATTTATCAATCCACGAAAAAGAGAGCATAGCCGTTTTGGGTGTGAGCGGTTGTGGGAAATCCACTCTTTTGCACATTTTATGCACTTTGTTAAAGCCAAATTTGGGCGAAGTTTATTTTAATGAAAAAGAAATTTACTCACTTAAAGATGATGAAAAAATCAAAATTCGCAGAAATGATTTTGGTATAATTTTTCAATCACACTACCTTTTTAAGGGCTTTTCAGCGTATGAAAATATAGAACTAGCTGCAAAACTTACAAAACAAGAGATCGATGAGAAAATCTTGCAAAAGCTAAAAATCCAAAGTGTCGTAAAACAAAGCGTAGGGGATCTTAGTGGCGGTCAGCAACAACGAATTAGCATAGCAAGGGTGCTAAGTAAAAAACCAAAAATAATTTTTGCCGATGAACCCACAGGAAATTTAGACAAAGATACGGCAAATGATGTAATGAGCGTGATTTTTGATTATATCCAAGAAGTCAGTGGCGCACTCGTGCTAGTAACGCACGATGAAAATTTGGCCAAAAAATGCTCCACGGTTTATCGCTTAAACGAAAAAAAATTAGAAAAAATCTCATAA